GCGGGCGCACTCACCTGCGCACATCATCCCCGGTTTGAAGCGATGCTTGTAGGAGGATTCGCAGCCGGAGATGAGCGACACGTTGGCCCAGAGCAGCACCTGGGCCGCCCGGCCGTCTGCACAGAAACATCAGATTAACGAAAACCAGGAAACAAACGACCCATGGACCCGAATACAGCCCGGATTACAGGGATTAATTCACTGCACCCAACAACTAAATGGATATTTACTGGTAGGAAACAACCAGCTGGTTTTCTAAATGAACTAAAACTGAGTAGATTTGGTCTAAAAGTTCACTAAACATCTAAAAATCAGATTATGTCTGAGATTATCCTGGATTAACATGTAAAGGTTTCCTCTGTCAAACACTTCCAACATAAAGCTTAATGCTGTACATAAACCTAAAGTTATTATCGTTACAAATGTCTTCAACTCCTTTGATTCACATAACTATGAGTGGAaagattgatttaaaaaaatttaatttaaaacaaaaacttatttttatctgGTCATGTTCccaattttctctcttttcatctgataaaaaataaattacagacaaaaaaaatctctgaaaaaatATCCTCAGATATTCAAACGACTATTTTTGTCTCTGGAAGTTCAGCATcatttaattataataattctGGAATAATTTGcatcttaaagatgtaaatCCAGATTCACATTCAGGCCCAATAAGGTTAGAAAACTATTAAATTGATAATATCTATTGATTggttcctcttcatcttctACTTCTGCTATATGTTAGCAAACCACTCAATGGGGCAGTGCTGCCACCAGCTGGTAGGAAGAGAGAACCAATCAACGCCTCTCACCCTTTacctaaaaacatttcatattttatcatccagaaaatgttctggtggttctgactTCCTGAGTGTTTCTGAAATGAACCAACAGGTTTAGTTCTGGCTAACCAGAGCAGGTGTGATAATCGGAAACGGTTCAGGTGTTTTCAGTACCTGCGGTCCGCCCCCACCCGGAGATGCTGCAGGTGTGGTTGGGCGGGAACAGCTGGGTGGTCCAGGGGACGCAGACGGCCCGGATGGCCGGGTTGTCCTCCAGGCATTTCTCCGTGAACGGGAGcttctccagctgcagcagcgcgATGTCGTTCTCGTACGTCGACGGCACGTAGCTGCAGGAAGAGCGGGAGTCTTAGCTTCCTGTGTGACTGATTTATAATCAATAATTAGCGATCAGGTGGGTTCGTACTTCGGGTGGATGCGGATGTCTGCCACAGGAACAATGTCCGTCGTTCCCTGAGGCCGAAATTTCTTCCAGAGAGAAAATTTCACTCTGTACGCCGAAGGATTCGGCCTGTTGAAGGAATGTGGGacagtaactagttactttactcagttacagttacttcacaaactgttgtgaaaaaaaaaaatacttttaagagtatttttactacgctgtacttcttacttttacttgagtaactttattatgaagtatttttactcttacttgagtaaaatgtctggattttcttcccactgaatgaaaaacaaaaatgtttgaaccAGAAACCCACCAGACTCGGACccacagctgcagtttctgtttctgaagatttttattgaaataaactcatttagaaacattttattttgactgattttattattttttgttacttatacaaattattgtcattttgctccttaaaataccaaaatttccacttaactttgttttgatgatgtacttttcaaatattaagtgattgatcatttgatcagttactcagtacttgagtaaatttttaccaaatacttttttacttttacttgagtaaaaatatcttgAAGTACTGTTACTCTTACTGGAGTAAAGTTTTGAGTTCTCCACCTCCTCCGCTGTTAGGAAACCAAGTACAAAAAACAAGCAGCTCCTGTTTGTGTCCCAACAGGAGCTgcttgtttgtgagcataaagttgtTCAGGTATTTTTACTTTCACCTGtcattttaaggaaaaaaaaaaaaagactgcagtgaaataaaaaactgctCTGTCAAAGCGATTCTCCTGCAGGTTTAGCTACAATAATCAGCctcagctgttttgtttttcctcagtgtctgagccaaatgaatgAGAGTTTGACTGCAGCTGAGTTACATTCGAATGCTGCTGTATTTTAACGATATGTTCTGGTACTTCTGGGTCGTACCTGACGCAGTGAGCGGCGGTGAGGACCCAGCAGCCGCCGATGTACGCTCCTCCACAGTCGATCCTGCGGTTCTCCTCTATCGCCACCTGCCACTGGATCTGAGTCTGCAGCCCAGCAGGAAGAAGAATCGTCAGGTTACCTTCAATCATGACTGGGAAACTCTTCAGAGTAAAGGCGCCATGAATAACCTAGAAAACCCTCATTTCAGGTGACAGAAATACAGCAGCAGTGAAACAAAATTGAGTGATTATTAACTAATGAATAAAGTATCGATATTGTTGCTCAGTAACTGTTTATAGAAGGAAAAACACCAGACaatgtttcctctgcagctaAAACAGACGAGGTTTTAACTGTTCAAACCTGCAGTGATTGTAACTGGAACTGGGTTGCCAGGTCTGCTGATTATAAGCAACTCTgggcttgtttttttataaagttgcaggttgggtttttttgttgcttatttgtGTATGAAAAAATGTTGCCCATGTAAAAAATCTTCATTAAAATCCTGAGAATTAAAATCTTAATCAGAGTTTCCCAGataatggaaaacaaacaaacatgtaaaaattcataaagttcctttttttttactgttgtaaTTATTAAATAACTTTCCTCATCATtagttctttaaaataaatctgtggatataaatactttatatttgactatttaatttcagttgtatcttttttttctgtataaattTGTCCTGTTTACAAGCGGGTTGCCAGTTGTGCTTGTTGCTTGTCTCGATCTGGCAACCCGGACTGTGACTGACCGGATTGGCCGGGATTCCTCCCACCACCCTCTTCCTCCGGCTCGTTCTTCCTCGGGTCTCCGGTTCCGTGTCGTCCACCAAGTCCTTGTTGGGAATCCCACAGAACAGCTGGGCCTCCAGATGTTTCCTGCTGGCTCTGGTttctggaaacaaacaaacaaacaaacaaacaaacaacaaacaaacaaacaaacaacatgttTCAGCTGCTGGTCTGCAGGTCCGATGGTTGGATTATTGTTCATCTGCAACACCAGAAGCTGAAGTTGGGCTTATTAGTTATGAACAGGTACCAAGTTGTTCCAGTAGATGGCGCTACTTCTGAGAATGGAAATGGTAGAATCTGCAGCTggagttttacttttaataacagaaaaatatcagtttttactACAAACCGTCTCTAAATGAATCTTAACTTTAGTTACGTTTAAAATCGGTGACATTCTGCTGATGCTGAAATTCTGgctgttttttccccaataacttttatttcaaacaagaaacaaaagaggaacaaaataaaacacagaacaaaatataaagataaatACTATGTGTAATGTTTCATAGAACATGCAAAGTTAATTTGGTAATTGAGGATTGTAGTGTTTAGAGAGCAGGTATaaagttagcgctttagcattagctcctgCTAACTGTTTAGCTTTAGAGGGTGTACTTAATTTTTCATCAAACTCAGTGAAATTAACTCTTTCTGATCCATTTCTATTTAAAACTTCACAAAAActcattttgaaaattaaactCGACTTTAAGGTGAgataaaaaccttaaatttgccacaaaataaattttcttttggcctttttaggatttttaaaatatttgtactaATTTTCTGAACACAGAAGACAGAAAAGTgtgtaaaataatataaataaagctaaaacCAGATGAAGAGCTTGAAGAGAAACTTCagagaaattaaaaatcagaatcagGACCACGGACAGAGACTCAGAATATCAAAGagttttattcctttttattttcctctctctATTAATCAGtctgtaaaatatgtttatgattatttatgttaatatttgttaaatataaattataaaatgatGCAGATTCATTTCTTTAATTCATATTCCtgacaaaatattgattttcaaTCTTTTTACCGGGTTGgtaaaatgaatggaaacagaaataatttgtgttttaaatgtgtttttgacagATTATAAAACTGATTATGGGATTTATCTACATTAATAATGTATCTCAGCTGTAACACTGTtgagtgttttaatgtttttggtgttttagtGAAAAGGAAACGGCTGACCGAGCCGTGGGTCAGGCTGACCGAGCCGTGGCTCCGGCTGAACGCTGATCCCAGAAATTCAATGTTTCCttcatgttaaaatatttgatctGCAAAAATCAGCTGTACAActggatgaaaaagaaaatactggagatttatttatgatttaactGTTTAGTAAACCTTTTGTTGCATCCTCTGGTTTTTAACTCAAAGGAGGGATAAAGTTTCCTGCCTGCAGTGGAAGAACCAGCTGTAAAAACCTACCGTTTTTACGGGAGATGTACTCTGAAATAAGAGCAGAAGACATGAAATATGATTTTCtaccatttaaaaaaaccaaccaGATTTcctgaaaactgaataaatatctATAAACACAGTTGGTACCTGAGGGTTTTGGTGCTGAGTTCAATTTATGTGACgccgctgcagctgcaggaaacagagaaacatttaGACGTCCAGCTCAGACCTGGTCAGACTCTCTGACCTTTCAGAgtctgattgattgataaatgcTTGTTTTAATGTGATTACCCATTTATCTTCAAACCTTGACTTAAGGCTGTATGCTAAAATCTTCaactgtttaaagtttgctTGAACTTCACAACACGAcaagtttaaattaaacttttggaTCAGAGTTTCAAACtttgtcaaatgaaaaataggCCCAGCTCTTTGAACCAGTTCTTACCGAAAGCTTTCACTCGTTTCTGAGATTCGTCGGCTCCGTCCAGGCAGTCGATCAGTTTGTCGCCGACCGCCTTTCTGTGCAAACAGACGCCGGACGCGCAGCGGAAAGCTCCGTTCCTGCAGCCTGACAAACAACGTCGCTCAGGGAAAACCtcaacatgtttgtcttttaatctgcgtgtttggtttttacttttgcagCACATCTCATCGCTGCGGTCGCCGCAGTCGTCCACTCCGTCGCATGTCTGGTTGCGGAAAATGCATTTCCGGTTTGCACAGGTGAAGTCGCATTCTGCAGTAGAAACACAAACGGACAGGAGATGGAGGCGGTTACATCGCATCAAACTTTCACCTGAATATTATGAATAATTTGACCAGATTTGATTGTATTCCATGTCTTTTTTCAGGACTTCAGATAAAATATGTGAGAACCTTAAAGACAACGTCTGCCTAAAGATTTCACCAGCAACACCAACGTGGACAACATTCctcaaaaacacagcaaacttcaaaatacaaaagaaaaatgctgcaaatttGCTCCACAGAATGGAAGTCCTCCACACCACCAGGGGGAGTCGACCACCAAATAAAATggtacggtggccgacaggtgcaaatgcgcagcaaaagagaaacatgcaaacaaaaaaaaaaacacgcgcacaaattaaatgcggcaagcaaaaagagagacgcaaacaaaaaagaagacacccccgaatgaaatgcagcaaacaaaaagagagacgcaaacaaaaaagaagacacccccgaatgaaatgcagcaaacaaaaagagagacgcaaacacccccgaatgaaatgcagcaaacaaaaagtgttgaaaacggaagtgctccagaccactagggggagtcaaagaaaatagtattcatttctatgggaccagatgcaagattcttcttcttcttcttcttggtatttattggcggttggcaacaaacttacagtagcattaccgccacttaccagtatggagtgtggttcgagatggtctataaactttcactttctaccttttccctccattaactcctgattaaacatacccccacacatacacacctgcttatattatccaacttgcttatagctttatatacccctctttgatattctttacacactcacacccaacttgctctactcatatcctatgaaatagctttgtttttttaagataccgaataattatttgaatatgtctactcccgaaatctctcctcaaaaattctattaaattaaacctttctttaatacctacacactctctcagcatgcatcttctctcttcttcatacttacaacactctaaaataacatgctctattgtttcagacttctcacaataatcacactttccagatgcaagattcagagagatacctttactttctttcaaatttctttcgctgaatcttgcatctggtcccatagaaatgaatactattttctttgactccccctagtggtctggagcacttccgttttcaacactttttgtttgctgcatttcattcgggggtgtcttcttttttgtttgcgtctctctttttgtttgctgcattttattcgctttttgcttgccgcatttaatttgtgcgcgtggtttttttttttgtttgcatgtttctcttttgctgcgcatttgcacctgtcggccaccgtaaaATGGAGCCAGGTTTTaagtaaagaagaaaagaaaatgaaaagagaaaagaaaatatgtttcaaacTTGGTCTTTTACAATGTTATAGTGCAGCAGAACATTTATGCAGGTAATATTACCGACTCCAGCCCCCCGCCTGGTGGACCGGAGGACTTCCATGTTGTGGGGCAAGTTTACAGCATTTTAAGATTACTGTTGTTTATAGCAAAACTAGTTAAACTCTGAGTTGAACGACAGGTTAACTCCTGTAGAGGAAGAAGGGACCAAATTGTTTCTACTAACGTTGGAAACCAACGGATAAGAAAAGTTCTCATTCTGTCTCCTTAACGAGCGCGGCAAGGCGTTCTTTGAGAAACTTTTCTATAAAGCAGCTTCCAGGTGTTTTCTGAGTCTTCACGACCTCAGCATGTTCTGAGACTGACCTTCAGATGTTTCCTTATAGCAGGTCGCTGCGGCCACCATCTGGCCGTCGGCCGCCATCTTGTCGTAGATTTCACACTCAGCCAGAGACAATTCGTAGCCCTGGCAGTGGACGCTGACGCAGCGGCTGGGGAGAGTTGTGTTGGGCGTCAGGGAGTTGTAGTCCACAGAGTCTGCAGACGCTGCACCTCTGTAACTATAAATGATTGTTTAGTTAGCTTGTTGTGCCTTCATGGatgtaaatgtaataaatctCCTCACTATTCTTGTTTGTGCTCCCTGCAGGCCACATTAGCAGCTGCCATGTCCCAGTCCTGATGGCACACCAGTAAGTTCTCTCCTTCTCCAGTGGCGTTAGGGTTAGGAAGGACGATCCTGACCAGTCCTGTGTCTTCGTCCAGGAAGCTCTGGAACTTGGTAATGGTCCTCTGTAGtcacaaaatacagaaaatatcatttataaaaatgaaaacaaaccgAGGTAAGGCTGTAAATGTATCTGTGGAACAGAACCTGTGCAGACTTTTCCAAAGTGGGACATTACGGGCTTCTTGGTCCGGCATGAGGCAGCCATCGCCTGGGAAACAAATCAGCATTTCTTAAAGCAAAGAGTCTCATTGAGTCTCTTATCGAGTCTTCAAACGAGTCGTAAAGAACGGTCTGTCTGGTTTTACCTGACAGTAGGATGTGAAGGTCCTGTGGTTCTGCCCACAGACCGGTTCCACCCCTTCAGTGGGACACAGGTAGGGAAGTTTGCAGGTACACTGACCTTCAACGCACCGCTGCCATGGAGGGCAAAACACCAGGCCACACGACGCTCGAGTCAGCCTGAGGAACACCAGCTTCCTGTTAGCAACCTGAGACTGCTAGCAAACATTTCTCTGGCTGAACAGTCTGTTAGCCATTCCCAGCGGTGGGCACTGCTAGCTAAAAGGTTAGctgtgctaaccctaaagcactatATGAACATTAGTCCCACTAATGCTAAGCACTATaacaacatggtatttagcaaaagctaatgctaaagcgctaaaacCAATCATGTGTCAGTAAAACATGTTATATCGCCTATGAACAAATCTTTCATTCCTGGTtccagttttacagttttttgaTAAATCTGTGATCAGAAATGAGTTTAAATCGGTTTTAAACTCATTACTGTAGAAGCTCAGTGTGCTAATTCTTTTGACAGAAAAAGTGCTACTGGACTTAGCAAAACATTTCCCACTTAGCAAAGCGTTGGTTAGCCTGTCAACGCAGTTTTATTCCGATAAACCCAGATGAAGTATCGATCGAGATCATCGCTGGTAGGTTACAGAAACATTTGGTAACTTTCTAACTTACTTTTTGTCCAGACATTCTTGTGGACCCAAGAACTCGTCCGTGTCGGGTGCTTTGGTGGTTTTTGGGGCGGGCGTTGTGACCACTGGagttggttttggttttggagGCTTCGGTTTCTGTCGGACCTGTTCGGGTCGCTGCTCTGTGGCCTTTGGCTGCTCTGAGTCTGATGGATTACTCTACAGATAAGACAGATTCACAAACCAACACATCCCAGTAGCTTAGCACAGAAGCTAAATGTTAAGCATTATGCAGataatatttgattatttttaaaagcagcttAGTTGCATTATTAGCAACATTTAATTGATATTCtgacaaactaaataaatattcttaagttgtgaaaaatattgaatctggagcagttttcttttaattgtgtAAAAATATGTAGTTAATCAGTAGTTAGATAACAAAccattcaaacacattttacagaactgaaaaacaaaacgtcCAGATAATTTAAATTGGTGATTTCTTCTCCAGTTTGGTCGACTGATTTtgtgttggttgttttttaactaaaaactGAAGAGTTTAAAAGTTAAGGCTTTTAAAAAACGTTGGTCTGCAGCAGATTCCTTCCTTAACATTCGATAAAAACATCAAGACTGATGTCGAACTTTAATCCACTGAAAGTCTagaaaacagccaagtaaattaacTCTTTAGATTTTATCTGGAAAAGTCATTTAAGTgagctaaacattttcaaagttagcaaagaCGATAACATGCTAACAGAAAATTGGCTCCACTCTTAGTGCATTAGCATATTAGCATTGGTGTGTTAACCACTGCTTTGAACCAATCAGTGAAACACGGTGGCTTTGTGCTGCAGTTACAGGAAT
This genomic stretch from Xiphophorus hellerii strain 12219 chromosome 4, Xiphophorus_hellerii-4.1, whole genome shotgun sequence harbors:
- the cfi gene encoding complement factor I: MPENFDTSNPSDSEQPKATEQRPEQVRQKPKPPKPKPTPVVTTPAPKTTKAPDTDEFLGPQECLDKKLTRASCGLVFCPPWQRCVEGQCTCKLPYLCPTEGVEPVCGQNHRTFTSYCQAMAASCRTKKPVMSHFGKVCTGSRTITKFQSFLDEDTGLVRIVLPNPNATGEGENLLVCHQDWDMAAANVACREHKQEYYRGAASADSVDYNSLTPNTTLPSRCVSVHCQGYELSLAECEIYDKMAADGQMVAAATCYKETSEECDFTCANRKCIFRNQTCDGVDDCGDRSDEMCCKSCRNGAFRCASGVCLHRKAVGDKLIDCLDGADESQKRVKAFASHKLNSAPKPSEYISRKNETRASRKHLEAQLFCGIPNKDLVDDTEPETRGRTSRRKRVVGGIPANPTQIQWQVAIEENRRIDCGGAYIGGCWVLTAAHCVRPNPSAYRVKFSLWKKFRPQGTTDIVPVADIRIHPNYVPSTYENDIALLQLEKLPFTEKCLEDNPAIRAVCVPWTTQLFPPNHTCSISGWGRTADGRAAQVLLWANVSLISGCESSYKHRFKPGMMCAGDLEGHVDSCQGDSGGPLVCEDELGVSYLWGIVSWGERCGHRGFPGVYTQVAHYFEWIRLHTGWPAVTKFNS